A single genomic interval of Macadamia integrifolia cultivar HAES 741 chromosome 6, SCU_Mint_v3, whole genome shotgun sequence harbors:
- the LOC122082054 gene encoding uncharacterized protein LOC122082054 produces MSDTWTDLKKRSFLNVIAYSLGGALFLRSEECSHARLTGPYIFDILNREIQSVGQNLVVQIISDNASNYSSALDILIGKYRWLFKTRCAAHGINLMLKDIYEKVFWVQEIFDEAKRIIDYLYKSIIVLQLMRSFTNKYLKHPCKTRFASNFLMLQSIVEVEEKRRLLVASVEWRSLRNSRSVKADRVVYTIQRESFWNDSKEILRFMEPTIRVLHLVDGDGATLGYLYEAMERAREVLEKLYEVDHWYNQILDIFDKRRDENILSTIHYAAAVFNPTYFLRERFKKIPQLKEAIDFIGEILVPQDERREYYGQLAIYHMKSSTVFTPSAKTLMETSHP; encoded by the coding sequence ATGTCTGATACATGGACTGATTTGAAGAAGCGGTCTTTTCTTAACGTGATTGCTTATTCCCTGGGTGGTGCTCTCTTTTTGAGGTCAGAGGAGTGTTCTCATGCTAGATTGACTGGTccttatatatttgatattcttaacagagagattcaaagtgttGGCCAAAATTTAGTGGTTCAGATAATTTCAGACAATGCATCCAATTATTCCAGTGCACTTGATATACTTATTGGAAAGTATCGTTGGTTGTTTAAGACTCGATGTGCAGCCCATGGTATCAATCTAATGTTGAAGGACATCTATGAAAAGGTTTTTTGGgttcaagaaatttttgatGAGGCAAAAAGAATTATTGACTACTTGTACAAGTCAATAATTGTCTTACAATTGATGAGGAGTTTCACAAACAAGTATCTAAAACATCCTTGCAAAACTAGATTTGCTTCAAACTTTTTAATGCTTCAGTCAATTgttgaagtggaagagaagcGTAGACTCCTAGTTGCATCAGTTGAGTGGAGGAGTCTAAGAAATTCTAGATCTGTTAAAGCAGATAGAGTAGTGTACACTATTCAAAGGGAGTCGTTTTGGaatgattcaaaagagattttgagatttatggaACCAACCATTCGAGTTCTTCATTtggttgatggtgatggggctACATTAGGATATTTGTATGAAGCAATGGAAAGAGCCAGAGAGGTATTGGAAAAGCTTTATGAGGTTGACCATTGGTATAACCAAATTTTGGATATCTTTGATAAGAGAAGGGATGAAAACATTTTAAGTACCATTCACTATGCAGCTGCTGTTTTTAACCCTACTTATTTTTTAAGAGAAAGATTCAAAAAGATTCCTCAATTGAAAGAAGCAATAGATTTCATTGGTGAGATATTGGTTCCAcaagatgagaggagagaatattatGGACAATTGGCAATATACCACATGAAGTCTAGCACTGTTTTTACTCCTAGTGCCAAGACGCTGATGGAAACTAGTCATCCTTGA